The segment TCCGGAGTTGCCCACCTTATTGACCGGGACGCGCAAGGTCATGCGGCTCGATTCAAAAGTGATGATGTAAAGGCGCAATTCCTGACCCGCGATTTCCTGGGTTTCCAGGCCATCAACACGGCCAACACCGTGTGCGGGGTAAACAACGTAATCGCCAACAGCAAAGGGCAACTTATCCGACATCAAGCTTCCTTCCGGCCCAAACAGGCCTGGTCATTCAACTGTAACACTATAGACCCAGCGACGCGAAGAGCTTCACACGACCATGCTTTTGGCGAAGTCGCGGTTTTTGACAGGATATAATAACGGAGATCCGACTGCGCGGAGCGAGCCTGCCGAGCCCTTGAACGCGAGTTGCCCACAATAACACAAAGAGCCGGCCTATCACAGATTTTTTCCGTGCGACCGGCTCAATGCAGCCATGCGCCAATAAAATTAGGGCACAAAAACAGTTGTTTTACAGGCGCTTAACGCGTGCGATCAATCACCGGCTCCCGGCGCTTCGCTAAGCAATTCAGTCTTGCCCGACTTGCCATTCCATTCGTCGGCATCGGCCGGTGCATCACCCTTGCGCGTAATATTCGGCCAGACTTCCGCGAATTTGCGGTTGATTTCGAGCCAGTTATCCAGATTCGGCTCGGTATCGGGAATAATGGCCTCGGCCGGACATTCAGGTTCACAGACACCGCAATCAATGCATTCGTCCGGGTGAATAACCAGGAAGTTTTCACCTTCATAGAAGCAATCGACGGGGCAAACCTCGACGCAGTCCTGATACTTACACTTGATGCAGTTTTCTGTCACCACATAGGTCATGGTGTAACTCCGTTCAGGTTGCGAGGCCGTGATGCGGCTGCGCCCGCGCTCGGCCTTGTTCTCTCTCGGGGATTGGGTTATCACGCACGACGCTTGTGTGCAACTCCAATAAAATCCCATTTTTTTTAGTAGTATTGCTCTTTCGACGCATTGCGATATCGCAGATTTTTAACGCGCATCGGACAGGCA is part of the Thalassospira lucentensis genome and harbors:
- the fdxA gene encoding ferredoxin FdxA; this encodes MTYVVTENCIKCKYQDCVEVCPVDCFYEGENFLVIHPDECIDCGVCEPECPAEAIIPDTEPNLDNWLEINRKFAEVWPNITRKGDAPADADEWNGKSGKTELLSEAPGAGD